One region of Marivirga arenosa genomic DNA includes:
- a CDS encoding aminotransferase class IV, which produces MINYNGRLTSSESIDFNNRGFQYGDGIFETLLCESGNIRFHEEHWERISEGLKILKIDFSISKEVLFNQVNELLLQNELSNKTARVKIYFWRKNGGLYTPTSSECNYLISADSTEIKEIKLYKNVALSESVALQYSKFSALKSISAIEYVLAGIEKKERALDELIILNSEGLLAEASAANLFFFDFAHKKLFTPSLKTGCINGVVRRFIMKNIKRHGFEIEEIEWKLNEIPLNYSVFTVNVVGVNQLLKVGNQHFNDSHEDLKSFLQLLKA; this is translated from the coding sequence ATGATTAACTACAATGGTAGATTAACTTCTTCAGAATCAATCGATTTTAACAATAGAGGATTTCAATATGGGGATGGTATTTTTGAAACTCTGTTATGCGAAAGTGGAAATATAAGATTCCATGAAGAGCATTGGGAAAGAATTTCAGAGGGACTAAAAATTTTAAAAATTGATTTTTCTATCAGTAAAGAAGTTTTATTCAATCAGGTAAATGAATTGCTGCTCCAAAATGAATTGTCGAATAAAACCGCTAGAGTTAAGATTTACTTTTGGCGGAAAAACGGTGGTTTATACACACCCACTAGTTCAGAATGCAACTATTTAATTTCAGCTGATTCGACTGAGATTAAAGAAATCAAACTTTACAAGAATGTAGCACTTTCAGAAAGTGTAGCCTTACAGTATTCTAAATTCAGTGCTTTAAAAAGCATTTCTGCTATTGAATATGTATTAGCAGGCATTGAGAAAAAGGAGAGAGCCTTAGATGAGCTTATAATTTTGAACTCAGAAGGACTACTAGCCGAGGCATCCGCTGCAAATTTATTTTTCTTTGATTTTGCACATAAAAAGTTATTCACTCCTAGTTTGAAAACAGGATGTATAAATGGTGTTGTTAGGCGATTTATCATGAAAAATATAAAGCGACATGGGTTTGAAATAGAAGAAATAGAATGGAAATTAAATGAAATCCCTTTAAACTATTCTGTTTTTACTGTGAATGTAGTGGGAGTAAATCAACTATTGAAAGTTGGAAATCAACATTTTAATGATAGCCATGAAGATTTAAAATCATTTTTGCAGCTTCTGAAAGCTTAG
- a CDS encoding type I restriction enzyme HsdR N-terminal domain-containing protein, producing the protein MQKLNLPPYDVNLRKMGGKIHIFDPIRKKFLVLTPEEWVRQHFLQFLLHHKNYPASLIKMESGLKYHERNKRTDLIAFDRNMEPLLLVECKAPDVKITKKTFTQITNYYSQFQAKYMIVTNGLDHYCFRPNEKEIVFEEEIPTFKSDNS; encoded by the coding sequence ATGCAAAAATTAAATCTTCCGCCATATGATGTGAACCTGCGTAAAATGGGCGGCAAGATACACATTTTTGACCCCATCAGGAAGAAGTTTTTGGTATTAACACCGGAAGAATGGGTAAGGCAACATTTTTTACAATTCCTTCTCCATCATAAAAATTATCCTGCTAGCTTAATTAAAATGGAATCAGGGCTAAAATATCATGAACGAAATAAAAGAACTGATTTAATTGCCTTTGATCGTAATATGGAGCCATTACTCTTAGTGGAATGTAAGGCGCCAGATGTTAAAATCACTAAAAAAACATTCACCCAAATCACGAATTACTACAGTCAGTTTCAAGCGAAATATATGATCGTAACCAATGGATTGGATCATTACTGCTTCAGACCTAATGAAAAAGAAATTGTATTTGAAGAGGAAATCCCAACTTTTAAAAGCGATAACTCCTAA
- a CDS encoding AMP nucleosidase: protein MKTKKEIVDNWLPRYTGTGLDEFGDYILLTNFINYVEMFAKQYDVEIKGRNKPMQTATAEGITIINFGMGSSVAATVMDLLSAIMPKAVLFLGKCGGIKKKSKIGDLILPLAGIRGEGTSNDYMPPEVPALPSFRLQRAVSSMIKKHEMDYYTGTVFTTNRRVWEHDDEFKDYLRRIRAMAVDMETATIFSVGFVNSIPRGALLLVSDNPMTPEGVKTAESDQKVTGNYVNYHLQIGIDALIELKDSGESVKHLKFTETLFDND from the coding sequence ATGAAAACAAAAAAGGAAATTGTAGACAACTGGTTGCCACGTTACACAGGAACGGGCTTAGATGAATTTGGTGATTATATTTTATTGACCAATTTCATCAATTATGTAGAAATGTTTGCTAAACAATACGATGTGGAAATTAAGGGTAGAAATAAGCCCATGCAAACTGCTACAGCCGAAGGAATTACGATCATTAACTTCGGAATGGGAAGTTCTGTTGCGGCTACAGTAATGGATTTGTTGTCAGCAATTATGCCTAAAGCGGTTTTGTTTTTAGGAAAATGCGGGGGTATAAAAAAGAAATCTAAAATAGGAGATTTGATATTACCACTTGCTGGAATCAGAGGTGAAGGTACAAGTAACGACTATATGCCACCAGAAGTGCCCGCTTTACCTTCTTTCCGTTTACAAAGAGCCGTTTCATCCATGATTAAAAAGCATGAGATGGATTATTATACAGGTACCGTATTTACTACAAATCGCAGAGTTTGGGAACATGATGATGAGTTTAAAGATTATTTAAGACGAATCAGAGCCATGGCGGTTGATATGGAAACGGCTACGATCTTCTCTGTAGGTTTTGTGAATAGTATTCCGAGAGGAGCTTTATTATTAGTTTCAGATAATCCAATGACTCCGGAAGGCGTGAAAACTGCTGAAAGTGACCAAAAGGTGACCGGTAATTATGTGAATTATCATTTGCAAATCGGGATTGATGCCTTAATCGAATTGAAAGATTCTGGTGAATCCGTTAAGCATTTGAAATTTACTGAAACATTATTCGATAACGATTGA